The region AACCAGCATCTGGGACGGTCCATCGCGGCAATTCGAAGCCAGGGAGGTCTGCGCCTGCGCGACCAAAGCGTCGTGATGCCCGACCCCATTCTGGTGGGCCGCAATGAAGAGAAGCTCAAGACACTGGCCAGACAATGGAACGTGGAACGCTGGTCGACCGATCTCGATAGCTGCCTCGCCGATAAAGAGAACATCATCTACTTCGATGCGCAACTGACGCAGGTGAGAGCCCCCAGTGTGCACGCGGCGCTGAAGGCGGGCAAACACATCTACTGCGAAAAACCTCTGGCTTCTACCCTTGATCAATGTCTCGAACTTGCACGAGGGGCAGAGGGCGCCGGGGTCAAAAATGGCGTCGTTCAGGACAAGCTCTTCCTCCCCGGAATCCTGAAACTGAAGCAGGTTATCTCCACCGGATTGCTCGGCAGGATTCTCTCGATCCGTGGTGAATTCGGCTATTGGGTCTTCGAAGGCCCCAATCCTCCCGCGCAGCGTCCATCGTGGAACTACCGCGAGGAAGATGGTGGCGGCATCATCCTCGATATGTTTCCGCACTGGCAGTACGTCCTCTCGAATCTCTTTGGCGAGATCAGGGCTGTCAGCTGCACAGCGCGCACGTCGATTCCAAAGCGCATCGACGAGGCCGGGGCAGAATACACGTGTACTGCGGACGATGCGGCCTATGCCACCTTTGAGCTGGAAGACGGCATCGTCGCCCATATCAACTCCTCCTGGGCGACGCGGGTCAATCGCGGCGAGCTTCTGGAGCTTCATGTGGACGGTACTGAAGGAAGCGCAGTCGCGGGCCTTCGCGAGTGCAAGGTTCAGCCCCGCGCCGTCACCCCAAAAGCTGTGTGGAATCCCGATATTCCCAACCCGATCGATTTCATCGACGGATGGCAAAGCATACCCGCAACCGTCCCAGAGGAAAATGCATTCAAGGTTCAGTGGGAGATGTTTCTGCGGCACGTGCTCGAAGACGCTCCGTTCCCGCATACCTTTCTGGAGGCTGCAAAGGGAGTTCAACTTGCAGAGGCTGGTCTGCGCTCCTGGTCCGAGCGGCGCTGGGTCGACCTTCCCCAACTTACGCTCTCTCAGGGCTGATCGCCGAGGACAACGATGAAGAAGATTCGACTGCCTCTCGATGGCCACATATCCGAGTATTGTCTGAACAATAAAGAGCCCTGGCCCGCATCGCCAATCCCGCCGCCGCGCTCCCGCACGGTCTACGCTGCGGCCCATGTTGTCATCGATCCGCTGCAGCCTGACGTGCTCGATATCGAAGCCACCCTGGCATTCCGGCGCCATCTCTGGTCACTCGGCTTCGGTGTGGCCGAAGCTATGGATACAGCACAGCGCGGCATGGGGCTGAGCTGGACGGCGGCCCGCGACCTGATCCGTGTCTCCGCCCGCGAGAACGAGGGCGAGATTGCATGCGGTGCAAATACCGATCAGCTCGATCCCACCGCTCCCGCAACCCTCGACGACGTCATCCGGGCTTACCAGGAGCAGTGCGAGACCATCGAGTCCGCCGGAGGCCGCGTCATCCTGATGGCCAGCCGTGTTCTTGCCCGCTGCGCCACCGGTCCTGAGGACTACATTCGTGTGTATCGCCATCTACTCAGCAATCTCAATCAGACGGCAATCCTGCACTGGCTCGGCGAGGCCTTCGATCCACAGCTCAAAGGCTACTGGGGCTCCTCAAACGTAGATGAGGCCATGCAGACCTGTCTTGCGATTATCCAGGAGAATCAGACAAAGATCGACGGCATCAAGATCTCCCTGCTCGACAAGCAGCAGGAGATCAAAATGCGACGGCTCCTGCCGTCCTCGGTCCGGATGTACACCGGGGACGACTTCGATTATGCCGAGTTGATCCGTGGAGACGAACAGGGTTACAGCCATGCTCTCCTCGGTATCTTCGACGGAATCGCTCCTGCCGCTGCGCTCGCCTTCAAGGCTCTCGACGCGGGCGATCTGGACACCTATGCAGCCATCCTTGCGCCGACGGTTCCTTTATCGCGGCATATCTTCCAGACCCCAACATATTTCTACAAGACCGGTCTGGTTTTTCTCGCGTACCTGAACGGCTACCAGAGGCACTTTCGCATGCTTGGAGGACAGGAGAGTGCCCGTTCGATCGGTCACCTTGCAAAGCTCTTCGTCCTGGCCGATCAGGCGCGACTGTTGTCCGATCCTGAACTCGCCCTCCATCGCATGCGGCTTGTCCTCGAACTGGCAGGAGCGGAGGCATAGTGGAGGATCTCAGTCGTCTCAGCTTCAACCAGATGACTGCGGGTAAGGCTCCGCTGCGCGAGGTTATCGACGCCTGCAGCAGACAGGGAATCGAATGGATCGGGCCATGGCGCCATTCCATCGGTGACAATCCTGCGGAGTGGGGAAAGACGTTGCGAGACTCCGGCCTGAAGGTCTCCAGCCTCTGCCGGGGAGGCATGTTTCCTGCAGCCACTGCCGAAGAGCGGCGTAAGCGCATCGACGATAACCTCCGCGCAATCGACGAGGCCGTCGCTATCGGCACAGACCTGCTGGTGCTGGTCAACGGTCCCTCTCCGGATAAGGATATCGACGGCGCGAGGCAGATGGTCGCCGATGGCATCGCAGCCATCGTTGACCATGCGGAGCAGTCCGGCGTCCGGCTTGCTATCGAGCCGCTTCATCCCATGTTCGCGGCGGACCGGAGTGTCATCGTAACCATGTCTGAGGCGAATGCACTCGCGGAGCTGTTTCGCGCAGGTTCTGTCGGCCTGGTCGTCGATGTCTACCACGTCTGGTGGGATCCTGAGGTCTACCGGCAGATCGAGCGTGCCGGAGAGAGAATCTTCGCCTTTCATGTCTCCGACTGGATCGTTCCACTTCCCGACACCCTGATGGGGCGAGGCCTGATGGGCGATGGTGTCATCGAGCTTCAACGATTGCGGAACGCGGTCGAGCGAGCGGGCTACACCGGCCCCATCGAGGTCGAGATCTTCAACGAAGCTCTTTGGAGCCAGCCGGTTGGCGAGATTGCCCGCTCCGTCGCCGAGCGCTTTTGCCTCACCGTTTAGTCCCATTCTGCCTGCATTCCAGCACGTTGGCTGCGATCATCTGCTCCGAAACCGGTGCAGATTTTGCCGCCTTGCAGACGCTGAAATCAGCCGGTTGGATTTACCATATAGAAATGAGCGAAGTTCTGGAACAGGAAGCGAAAGCTGGGGCGGCGGCGCACGCCCAGAAATACACTCGCAATAATCCGTACATCTCGAATGTCAATGTCAACTATCTGCTGACCGCCGAGGGGTCGGAGAAGGAGACGCGGCACATTGAGCTCTCCCTGGAAGAGGGCATGACCTATACGCCCGGCGATGCCGTGGGCATCATCCCTGAGAACCGGCCCGACGCTGTGGAAGATGTGCTCAAGGCGCTTGGCTACAAGGGCGACGAGCGGGTGCTGGATCACTATAAGGTTGAGATCTCCCTCGAAGAGGCCCTGCGCACCCGGCTTGGAATCGGCAAGCTGTCGCGCGGCAGCGTGGGACAGTACGCCAAGCTCGCTCCTGACGTCGAGGGCCTGAAGCTTCTGACCGGTCCGGACAATCGCGCCCGCGCCGAGGAATACTGCTGGGGCCGCGAGTTCGTCGACCTGGCTACCGATTTTCCCGGTGTCGTTACCGACCCGCAGCAGCTCTTCAACGTGCTGCAGCGCCTGACGCCGCGGATGTACTCGATCTCCTCAAGCCAGAAAGTTCACGCAGATACCGTGCATACGACCGTTCGCGTCATCCGCTACGAGGCGCATGGCCGCGACCGGCAGGGCGTCGCCAGCGGCCATCTGGGCGACCGCGCCGGAGAAGGTACGACGATGCCGATCTTCCTGCACTCGAACAACAACTTCCGCCTTCCTGAGAACCCGGATGCCCCGGTCATCATGATCGGGCCCGGCACTGGAATTGCTCCCTTCCGCGCATTTCTCGAGGAGCGAGAGGCAGATGGAGCTAAGGGCAAGAACTGGCTCTTCTTCGGCGAGCAACGTATGAAGCTGGACTTCCTGTACCAGGAGCAGCTTGAGGGCATGGAGAAGAAGGGTGTCTTGACCCATCTGCACTGCGCCTTCTCGCGCGATCAGCACAACAAGGTTTACGTCCAGGACCGCATCCAGGAGCATGCCCGAGAGGTCTTCGAGTGGCTGGAAGAAGGCGCCTACTTCTATGTCTGCGGCGACGCTACCCGCATGGCGAAGGACGTAGAGAATGCTCTGCTGGACGCGATCGCCAAAGGATCGAACGGCACGCTGGAGCACGCTGCTGAATACCTTGCCAATATGAAGAAACAGAAGCGGTACCAGAGGGATGTGTACTAAACGCATTCTGTTTTTGCGCAAAATCGTCTACCTAATATAGCGAGCGATTGGCCTGGAGAGAGGTTCCTCTCCAAGTCATCCTTCTTTAAGCCCTCCTGTGTAGCTGTTCGAGGATCTGCAAAATTATCCATCTGATCTCGAATGAGTTACAACGAAATCAACTTAACAGGTTATGCGTAATCGGCAGTAAAACGACAAATGTTGGGAAAAAGAATCTTCAGTAAAAGTGTCCTCATCTATGAAGAGAAGAAAATTTCCACGGAGGACGTAATGAACATTGTGGTGTATGGAGCTACGGGAAACGCCGGTTCGGAGATCGTGAAGGAGCTGTTGCGGCGGGGGCATAAAGTTACGGGCGTGGCGCGCAATGTGGATTCGCTGAAGGATCAGCCCGGTGTGGCTGCAAAGACCGACAATCTCTCCAATGTGGACCGTATTACAGAGGTGATCAAGGGCGCCGATGCGGTGGTTTCGGCTTACCAACCGCCTGCCGACAATACGGATGCCCTGATCGATGTGACGAAGCGTCAGATCGACGCGGTGAAGAAAGCTGGCGTAGCTCGCCTGATCGTGGTAGGAGGAGCAGGGCAACTTGAGGTGGCTCCAGGAGTGACTCTGATCAAGTCGGGCTATCTTCCTGCGGAGTACATGCCGATTGCGCTGTCGCACGAGAAGGCGGCTGAGGTGCTAAAGGCTTCCTCCGGGATCAACTGGACGTACATTGCCCCCGCGGCGTATTTCGTACCGGGCGAGCGAACAGGAAAGTACAGGAGCGGAACCAACAACCTTGTCTCCGATGAGAAGGGTGAAAGCAGGATATCGTTTGCCGATTACGCCATTGCGCTGGTGGATGAGGTCGAGAAGCCACAGCATGAGAGAGCTTTGTTTTCGGTTGGCTATTGAGTTTTGAATGAGAAAGGCGGCGGCCGAAGGGGCCGCTTTCTCTACCCGGGAATCGTTCGTACCTGCTAGACGTTTCCTTCAGGCGTCATCTCGATCCGTCATCCTGAATAATGCGAAGGATCCCTGTATTTTGCCCGTAGGCCTATACTGCTTCAGGCAAATACGGGGATCCTTCACTGCGTTCAGGAGGAAGACTTCTGGAAGATGTACAGCTGAGCGAAAGCCGCCCCATCAGGAAGCACATTCTCAGATTTCAAGCGCCACAACCTCATACATCTCTACCTTCGGTACTGTCAGCGATACCCGGTTGCCGGTCTGCTGAAAGGGAACTGTGATGCCGGCATGCAGCAGCGATGCCTGGCGAATCTTCGCCTCCGCAGGCACCGTTACACGCACCTGCTGACTTGCAAGCGCAACCGGCTTTCGCATATGGCCGCGGAAGGTATTTGCGCCATTGTAGTTAAGCAGATGGATGGCAAATCCCCGCTGGGTCTCCCAGGCAATCACTTCCATCAGGCCGTCGCCGTCGAGCTCTACTGCGTTGTTTCCTTTGAGCAGCCAGCGAAGGGCGTTACTCATCTGCCTGCCAAGGTCCATGTTGTCCAGCCGCCAGAACGAGCTATCCACGTCGCCTGCCAGATAGACCAGTCGTGAGCTGCCAGTCTCCCGCGACACCATTGCGGGAATATCGCTCGGCGGTTCGCGCTGGTATACAGCTTCTGGAGGATAGACCGGGTAAGGTTTGATGAATGTCATCGTAGCGTCGGAGTGTGGCGCTATCGGTTGACGCCATACCGGACCCGCGATCCAGTTTGTCTCCTCGAAGCCCTCTGTGAATGCATTGCGTTGGCGGATATATTGCAGATGGATTC is a window of Edaphobacter sp. 12200R-103 DNA encoding:
- a CDS encoding Gfo/Idh/MocA family protein, encoding MRKIGIIMNGVTGRMGTNQHLGRSIAAIRSQGGLRLRDQSVVMPDPILVGRNEEKLKTLARQWNVERWSTDLDSCLADKENIIYFDAQLTQVRAPSVHAALKAGKHIYCEKPLASTLDQCLELARGAEGAGVKNGVVQDKLFLPGILKLKQVISTGLLGRILSIRGEFGYWVFEGPNPPAQRPSWNYREEDGGGIILDMFPHWQYVLSNLFGEIRAVSCTARTSIPKRIDEAGAEYTCTADDAAYATFELEDGIVAHINSSWATRVNRGELLELHVDGTEGSAVAGLRECKVQPRAVTPKAVWNPDIPNPIDFIDGWQSIPATVPEENAFKVQWEMFLRHVLEDAPFPHTFLEAAKGVQLAEAGLRSWSERRWVDLPQLTLSQG
- a CDS encoding dihydrodipicolinate synthase family protein, translating into MKKIRLPLDGHISEYCLNNKEPWPASPIPPPRSRTVYAAAHVVIDPLQPDVLDIEATLAFRRHLWSLGFGVAEAMDTAQRGMGLSWTAARDLIRVSARENEGEIACGANTDQLDPTAPATLDDVIRAYQEQCETIESAGGRVILMASRVLARCATGPEDYIRVYRHLLSNLNQTAILHWLGEAFDPQLKGYWGSSNVDEAMQTCLAIIQENQTKIDGIKISLLDKQQEIKMRRLLPSSVRMYTGDDFDYAELIRGDEQGYSHALLGIFDGIAPAAALAFKALDAGDLDTYAAILAPTVPLSRHIFQTPTYFYKTGLVFLAYLNGYQRHFRMLGGQESARSIGHLAKLFVLADQARLLSDPELALHRMRLVLELAGAEA
- a CDS encoding sugar phosphate isomerase/epimerase, which encodes MEDLSRLSFNQMTAGKAPLREVIDACSRQGIEWIGPWRHSIGDNPAEWGKTLRDSGLKVSSLCRGGMFPAATAEERRKRIDDNLRAIDEAVAIGTDLLVLVNGPSPDKDIDGARQMVADGIAAIVDHAEQSGVRLAIEPLHPMFAADRSVIVTMSEANALAELFRAGSVGLVVDVYHVWWDPEVYRQIERAGERIFAFHVSDWIVPLPDTLMGRGLMGDGVIELQRLRNAVERAGYTGPIEVEIFNEALWSQPVGEIARSVAERFCLTV
- a CDS encoding sulfite reductase flavoprotein subunit alpha translates to MSEVLEQEAKAGAAAHAQKYTRNNPYISNVNVNYLLTAEGSEKETRHIELSLEEGMTYTPGDAVGIIPENRPDAVEDVLKALGYKGDERVLDHYKVEISLEEALRTRLGIGKLSRGSVGQYAKLAPDVEGLKLLTGPDNRARAEEYCWGREFVDLATDFPGVVTDPQQLFNVLQRLTPRMYSISSSQKVHADTVHTTVRVIRYEAHGRDRQGVASGHLGDRAGEGTTMPIFLHSNNNFRLPENPDAPVIMIGPGTGIAPFRAFLEEREADGAKGKNWLFFGEQRMKLDFLYQEQLEGMEKKGVLTHLHCAFSRDQHNKVYVQDRIQEHAREVFEWLEEGAYFYVCGDATRMAKDVENALLDAIAKGSNGTLEHAAEYLANMKKQKRYQRDVY
- a CDS encoding NAD(P)-dependent oxidoreductase, giving the protein MNIVVYGATGNAGSEIVKELLRRGHKVTGVARNVDSLKDQPGVAAKTDNLSNVDRITEVIKGADAVVSAYQPPADNTDALIDVTKRQIDAVKKAGVARLIVVGGAGQLEVAPGVTLIKSGYLPAEYMPIALSHEKAAEVLKASSGINWTYIAPAAYFVPGERTGKYRSGTNNLVSDEKGESRISFADYAIALVDEVEKPQHERALFSVGY